One region of Polaribacter pectinis genomic DNA includes:
- a CDS encoding succinylglutamate desuccinylase/aspartoacylase family protein — translation MSSKPFTLLGKVIPEGKRTVLDLKVAKLHTRTTVNVPVIIERSTNPGPVVLLLAGIHGDETNGVGIIREIINLQINKPKNGTIICIPVFNIFGYLIQTREFPDGRDLNRMFPGSATGSLASQFAYQFTKEIAPHVDYVIDFHTGGGERDNISQIRCNKDDEKALELAKVFNPPMIVYSSNIAKSLRDTLNKMGKTILLFEGGKSKELNPTVINEGVNGTKNVLIHLGLIEGEISVRATPVYVKKAKWLRAQHSGMFQIRVRNGAFVKKKEVLGVIQDPFGEFKKKIYAPENCHIFCVNQTPIVNKGDALFHISLQE, via the coding sequence ATGTCGAGTAAACCATTTACTCTTTTAGGAAAAGTAATTCCTGAAGGAAAACGTACAGTTTTAGATTTAAAAGTAGCTAAATTACATACAAGAACTACAGTAAATGTTCCTGTAATTATAGAACGTTCTACAAACCCTGGTCCCGTAGTTTTATTACTAGCAGGTATTCATGGAGATGAAACCAATGGAGTTGGTATTATTAGAGAAATAATAAATCTTCAAATTAACAAACCAAAAAACGGAACCATTATTTGTATTCCTGTTTTTAATATTTTCGGGTATTTAATTCAGACCAGAGAGTTTCCTGACGGAAGAGATTTAAACAGAATGTTTCCTGGTTCTGCAACCGGTTCTTTGGCTAGCCAATTTGCATATCAATTTACAAAAGAAATTGCACCACATGTAGATTATGTTATAGATTTTCATACTGGTGGTGGCGAGAGAGATAATATTTCGCAAATTCGTTGTAATAAAGACGATGAAAAAGCGCTTGAATTAGCCAAAGTCTTTAACCCTCCAATGATTGTTTATTCGAGTAATATTGCAAAATCTTTAAGAGATACATTAAATAAAATGGGGAAAACCATTCTACTATTCGAAGGAGGAAAATCGAAAGAACTTAACCCAACTGTTATAAATGAAGGTGTAAACGGAACAAAAAATGTTTTAATTCATTTAGGTTTAATTGAGGGAGAAATAAGTGTAAGAGCAACACCTGTATATGTAAAAAAAGCAAAGTGGTTGAGAGCACAACATTCAGGTATGTTTCAAATTAGAGTTAGAAATGGGGCTTTTGTTAAGAAAAAAGAAGTTTTAGGTGTTATTCAAGATCCTTTTGGAGAGTTTAAAAAGAAAATTTATGCGCCTGAAAACTGTCATATTTTCTGTGTAAATCAAACTCCTATTGTAAATAAAGGTGATGCTTTGTTTCATATTAGTTTGCAAGAATAG